A genomic region of Paroedura picta isolate Pp20150507F chromosome 4, Ppicta_v3.0, whole genome shotgun sequence contains the following coding sequences:
- the LOC143836801 gene encoding uncharacterized protein LOC143836801, with translation MIRCTLHLAPPFCSATSESTMESSSQASSVPATGRGPTWRDAEIRDLIAIFSEEKIQDAFQSSHRNREVFEQVAIKMRALGHNRTGLECRSKTKTMRAEYMRAVNRNKGSGNEKVTCPYFEEQRPLYGDGEGAGRPKRVGRSLKVVRKPAAPVEEPPAEEDPGEGTSSSFRPPPPVQQRAADMVTLDLMAIAPGETEEVPQQTPLASETQMPGTVVLESPAAVAEDSDSGASTNVDFIPGTQEEEERGVAGPPALRRRIQIQDEVLSEDDEPAGSPPRGALQAEERLARERGRLRRVSVLTSVGERILEHCQEESRRAAAADQAMLSLVAQEGKKFRAILRESNQSLRECVEEVRLIRRLMERAVTVMEAATPPQITVHVPPPPPTPLPPPPAPTPPTPSQNASTQTRRRTVLGKRIVKPADKFSPS, from the exons atgatccgttgcaccctgcacctcgcacctccattttgctcagctactagcgaaagcaccatggaatcctcttcgcaagcctcgtccgtccctgcaaccggccgtgggccaacttggagggacgcggagatcagggacctgattgcgattttctcggaagagaaaatccaggacgccttccagtcctcgcacaggaatagggaggtcttcgaacaagtggccatcaagatgcgtgccctgggccacaacaggaccggccttgaatgccggtccaaaactaaaacaatgcgggcggagtatatgcgtgccgtgaaccgtaataagggttccggcaacgagaaggtgacctgcccctactttgaggagcagcgcccgctgtacggcgacggggaaggagccggcaggccgaagcgcgtcgggaggagccttaaggtggttcggaagccggctgccccggtcgaggaaccacccgctgaggaggatcccggcgagggcacctcgtccagctttcggcctccaccccccgtccagcaacgagccgcggacatggtcacgctggacctgatggccatcgctcctggggagacAGAGGAGGTTCctcagcaaacgccccttgcctccg agacacagatgcctgggacggtggtcctcgagtccccagcagcggtggcagaggacagtgattctggggcgtccacaaatgttg atttcatacccgggacgcaggaggaggaggagcgtggggtggctggacctcctgccctgcgcaggcgtatacagatacaagatg aggtcctttcagaagacgatgagccagccggctcaccacctagaggcgctctccaagcagaggagaggctggcgagggaacgcggcaggctgcggcgcgtctccgtcttaactagtgtgggagaaaggatcctcgagcactgccaggaggagtccaggcgtgccgctgccgcagaccaggcgatgctctccctcgtggcccaggagggaaaaaaattccgtgccatccttagggagtcgaaccaatccctacgcgaatgcgtggaggaggttcgactgataaggaggctgatggagagggcggtcacggttatggaggcggctacccctcctcagattaccgtgcacgtccccccgcccccacccacacctctcccaccacctccagcacccaccccacccaccccgtctcagaatgcctcgacccaaacgagaaggaggactgttctcgggaagagaatagttaaacccgcggacaagttctccccctcctag